A stretch of Aedes aegypti strain LVP_AGWG chromosome 2, AaegL5.0 Primary Assembly, whole genome shotgun sequence DNA encodes these proteins:
- the LOC5572458 gene encoding gastrula zinc finger protein XlCGF57.1, producing the protein MFFISISVPFGSDFVIKMNNCRVCLKPCKANSLFKNRFFREKFQDILCMWVDPKQDSSLVDVCKECEADVVEFYSFKHQCRNIIRGITDPTPMIEDHEKFCPPENADKDNEPNESNTLQSLLDNCAETVELSIETLENRNNDETEKPAPKSKKMIQSRKLKRSLSTSNARRRKYRFKTPEERLREKMRTKRPIRRKTAAEKAMDPEEYKKYYYHMTIEKYKKTCELCGKRIHSDRMDGHMNGHRGLTPYTCENCGLKFNCKINLRAHIQRMHITGHEVKCPQCDKEFTNEKKLKLHISSVHDEKKFQCSLCGLKILNKYSLQRHMNIHTQTRDFVCPHCGKAFYCKSVLTIHLRTHSGETPYVCNTCSKGFIHRRIYVMHMQKFHPGEPLMQLNGIKAMKDTLMKKY; encoded by the exons ATGTTTTTCATTTCGATCTCGGTTCCGTTCGGTAGTGACTTCG TAATCAAGATGAACAACTGTCGCGTGTGTTTGAAACCATGTAAAGCCAACTCACTTTTCAAGAATCGCTTTTTccgggagaagtttcaagacaTCCTCTGCATGTGG GTTGACCCGAAACAGGATTCTAGTTTGGTTGATGTTTGCAAAGAATGCGAAGCCGATGTCGTAGAATTCTATTCATTCAAGCATCAATGTCGGAACATAATTCGTGGCATAACCGATCCGACACCTATGATAGAGGATCACGAGAAATTTTGTCCGCCTGAAAATGCGGACAAGGATAATGAGCCTAACGAATCGAATACCTTGCAATCTCTGCTGGACAATTGTGCCGAAACAGTGGAGCTCTCCATTGAAACTTTGGAAAATAGGAACAATGACGAAACAGAAAAGCCTGCTCCAAAATCTAAAAAGATGATCCAGTCTCGAAAATTGAAGAGGTCTCTTTCAACATCTAACGCAAGGCGTAGAAAATACAGATTTAAAACACCAGAGGAGCGATTGAGAGAAAAAATGCGAACGAAACGACCAATCCGACGTAAAACAGCAGCAGAAAAGGCAATGGATCCTGAAGAGTATAAAAAGTACTACTACCACATGACAATTGAAAAATACAAGAAGACATGCGAGCTTTGCGGCAAGAGAATACATTCGGATCGAATGGATGGCCATATGAACGGCCACAGGGGGTTGACACCATACACGTGCGAGAACTGTGGGCTGAAGTTCAACTGTAAAATCAATCTGAGGGCACACATCCAACGGATGCACATTACTGGTCATGAAGTTAAATGCCCTCAGTGCGACAAGGAGTTTACCAATGAGAAGAAACTCAAACTACACATTTCTTCGGTGCACGATGAGAAGAAATTCCAGTGCAGCTTGTGTGGGCTTAAGATACTTAACAA GTATTCTCTGCAACGACACATGAACATCCACACGCAAACGCGAGACTTTGTGTGTCCGCACTGTGGCAAGGCGTTCTACTGCAAGAGCGTTCTGACTATCCACTTGCGAACGCATTCCGGCGAGACTCCTTATGTTTGTAACACTTGCTCGAAAGGTTTCATCCATCGACGGATCTACGTAATGCACATGCAAAAGTTCCACCCGGGAGAACCGTTGATGCAGCTGAATGGAATCAAAGCGATGAAGGATACGCTGATGAAGAAATATTAA